The sequence GGAACGCACCAGGGACACCTTTGGTCTGTGGCGCAAAGGAATCCTCGATCCGGAATCAAATGTGCAGTTCGGAGAAGGCGGGGCCGGGACATTTTCCGATGGCAAGCTGCACACTCAGATCAAAGATCCCAAACATTATGGCAGAAAAGTGCTGGAAGAATTTGTTACAGCCGGGGCGCCGCCGGAAATTCTGTATGTCAGCAAACCACACATCGGGACATACCGACTGGTCGGAATAGTCGAAAAAATGCGCGCCACGATCCAATCGTTGGGGGGAGAGATTCGATTCCAGAGCCGGGTGGATGATATTCAGATCGAGGATGGCCAGGTGAGCTGTGTCGTGCTGGCAAGCGGTGAACGCATTGTCGCCAGCCATCTTATTGTGGCTATCGGCCACAGCGCTCGCGACACCTTTGAGATGATCCACAAGCGCGGCATCTTCATGGAGGCAAAGCCTTTTTCCATAGGCTTTCGAATTGAGCACCCCCAATCGCTTATTGACCTCAGCCGCCATGGAAAAAACGCCGACAACCCGCTGCTCGGCGCCGCCGACTACAAACTGGTCCATCATGCCGGCAATGGCCGGTCGGTGTACAGCTTCTGCATGTGCCCGGGAGGCACCGTGGTTGCTGCCGCTTCCGAACCAGGGCGGGTCGTGACCAATGGCATGAGCCAATATTCGCGCAAAGATCGTAACGCCAACAGCGGTATCGTTGTGGGTGTTTCTCCGGCTGACTACCCTGATGGCCCGCTGGCAGGCGTGGAGTTTCAACGATTTTGGGAGTCACGGGCCTTTGAGCTGGGCGGCGGAAACTATCATGCGCCGGTGCAGCTGGTGGGCGATTTCCTGGCCGGCAGACCTTCCACCGCGTTCGGCTCGGTGCAGCCCTCCTATACCCCCGGCGTCCACTTATGCGATCTTAGCACCGCCTTGCCGGATTACGCCATCAATGCCATCCGCGAGGCCCTGCCCGCCTTTGCCAGACAAATTAAAGGCTTTGATCTGGCTGATGCCGTGCTGACCGCGGTGGAAACGCGCACCTCATCGCCAGTCCGCATCAAACGCAACGACTCTGACCTGCAAAGCATCAACACTAAAGGGTTGTATCCCACAGGGGAAGGCGCGGGCTATGCGGGAGGGATCTTATCCTCGGCCGTGGATGGAATTAAGGTCGCCGAAGCGCTGGCATTAAGCCTGCTGGACCGGTCCTTTAATGGGTGACCCCTAATCTTTCGGTCAGGGGAA comes from Anaerolineae bacterium and encodes:
- a CDS encoding NAD(P)/FAD-dependent oxidoreductase, coding for MLRLTELKLPLDHSEADLRAAIIKQLGLQANDLISYTIFRRGIDARKSHAIVFIYTLDIEVAHETNVLSRFEDDLHLRPAPDTSYHFVARAPKKALPTRPVIVGMGPSGLFAGLILAQSGFRPLILERGKAVRERTRDTFGLWRKGILDPESNVQFGEGGAGTFSDGKLHTQIKDPKHYGRKVLEEFVTAGAPPEILYVSKPHIGTYRLVGIVEKMRATIQSLGGEIRFQSRVDDIQIEDGQVSCVVLASGERIVASHLIVAIGHSARDTFEMIHKRGIFMEAKPFSIGFRIEHPQSLIDLSRHGKNADNPLLGAADYKLVHHAGNGRSVYSFCMCPGGTVVAAASEPGRVVTNGMSQYSRKDRNANSGIVVGVSPADYPDGPLAGVEFQRFWESRAFELGGGNYHAPVQLVGDFLAGRPSTAFGSVQPSYTPGVHLCDLSTALPDYAINAIREALPAFARQIKGFDLADAVLTAVETRTSSPVRIKRNDSDLQSINTKGLYPTGEGAGYAGGILSSAVDGIKVAEALALSLLDRSFNG